The Paenibacillus sp. BIC5C1 DNA segment AATGCCCTCTTCACGATTCCTAAGGCAATAGTTATGGTGAATGAAACGGTGATATTCCCTTTCTTTATTTTGGGTACACTTTTGATTACTTCCCTGATTCTTGGCATTTATCTGGTGTTGATGAAGAGAAAATTTAAGACACATCTGCTCTCCCCCATTCATCAGTTGAAGCAACATGCCGAATCCATTCTCAAAGGGAAATATAGTGAACCGATACAGTATAACCGCATGGATGAGATGAACGAACTATACGCCATGTTTGATCTGATGCGTACAGAAATTATGCATTTAAGCGAACTTCGTATCCGGCAGGAAACTGCGCAAAAAGAACTCATTACAAATATTTCTCACGATATCAAAACACCGATTACAACAGTAAAAGCCTACATAGAAGCTATTCTGGAAGGAATATGCTCCGATAAAGAAACTCTGATGGAGTATATGAAAGTCATGCAGACCAATACGGACAAAACAGCCCGTCTTGTCGAGGATCTGCTTGTTCATGCATTGCAGGAGCTGGGGCAGATTTCTGTGGAGCCTTATGAAGTATATAGCAGCCCCGCCTTTGAGCGTATGTTACAACCGATTGGACATGTTGTTCTAACCAGTGGAATGATCTATGAAGCACCCAAAAACATTCCTAATGTATTAATCCAAATGGACACTGTTCGAATTGAACAAGTCATTTCCAATCTAGTCTCGAACGCTCTTAAACATACTTCTCCGGGAGACGCCATTCGTATAAATGTAGAGCTGGAAGCCGACCAACT contains these protein-coding regions:
- a CDS encoding sensor histidine kinase, which codes for MSLNTWSARWLKTTFILLLILVGSSLVLFLNLLENRNSTESTVSIQQVRLRVNPILLNLEQNIDLLQETRVREHLLSIVKENGVELSYVGLDGTILLSSSPTSEGKQANLRSALHYDLNHTVQATNGNDSLNIAFPIMAGPEGSQIGNALFTIPKAIVMVNETVIFPFFILGTLLITSLILGIYLVLMKRKFKTHLLSPIHQLKQHAESILKGKYSEPIQYNRMDEMNELYAMFDLMRTEIMHLSELRIRQETAQKELITNISHDIKTPITTVKAYIEAILEGICSDKETLMEYMKVMQTNTDKTARLVEDLLVHALQELGQISVEPYEVYSSPAFERMLQPIGHVVLTSGMIYEAPKNIPNVLIQMDTVRIEQVISNLVSNALKHTSPGDAIRINVELEADQLNVTIADSGQGIRAQDMPFVFERYFKGQTSWSNRNAHEGTGLGLSICKSIIEAHGGHISFSSKEGQGTTFQFNLPIC